TCACCGGCGCTGGTGGAGCGCGAACGGCTGGTTGCCGGCGCGACGATCGAGGCCTGTCGCGCCGCGCTGCGCGACGGCTCTGCCGCTAACCTGGCAGGCGGCACGCATCACGCCTTCGCCGACCACGGCGCGGGCTACTGCGTCTTCAACGATGCCGCCATCGCCGTGCGCGCGCTGCAGGCCGAACGCCTGATCCGCCGCGCACTGATCATCGATTGCGACGTGCATCAGGGCGATGGCACCGCTGCGATCTTCGCCGGCGACAGCAGCGTGTTCACCTTTTCGATCCACGGCGCGCGCAACTATCCCTTTCACAAGCAAACCAGCGATCTGGACATTGCGCTGCCCGACGGCGCCGACGACGCGACCTACCTCAGCGCGCTGGCCGACGGACTGGGCCGGCTTGAGTCGTTTCGCGCCGACCTGGCGATCTACATCGCCGGCGCGGACCCCTTCGTAGGCGATCGGCTCGGACGGCTCAAGCTCAGTCCCCGGGGCCTCGGCGCGCGCGATCGGATGGTCCTGGATGCCTGTGCCGCCTGGGGCCTGCCGGTGGCCATCGTCATGGCCGGTGGGTATGCGCGCGAGATCAGCGACACGGTGGCGATCCATCTCGCCACCGTGCGCCTGGCCGCCGAACGCTGTGCGCAGCATAGCTAGAGCCATTAAACCGACAGAGCGCCCCGATGGAGCGCCTGTTCGGTCTGAGCTGCGATGTCGTGCTGCGATGTAGCTGCAGTGTAGCAACGCCACCGCCAAGTCTCAATGGTACGTCGGTCCTATCTTCACCGCTGCGCGCGGCATGCTTGGTCATGCGCGCGAGCGGTACGTTAGTCATCCTGGCGGCTGGCGGTGGCCCTGATCAGTTCGCGGTTGAGCATGGCGATGAAATCCAGGCTGATCTCCTTGGGACAGGCCGCCGAGCACTCGCCGATGTTGGTGCAGCCGCCAAAGCCTTCCTTGTCCATCTGCTGGACCATATTGAGCACACGGCGCGTACGCTCGGGCTGACCCTGCGGCAGCAGGGCCAGATGCGCCACTTTAGCCGCGGTGAAGAGCATCGCCGAGGCGTTGGGACAGGCCGCCACGCACGCGCCGCAGCCGATGCAGGCCGCCGCGTCCATCGCCAGATCGGCGTTGGTCTTGGGCACCGGAATGCTGTTGGCATCGGGCGCGCCGCCGGTCGAGACCGAGATGTAGCCGCCCGCGGCGATGATGCGGTCGAAGGCGCTGCGATCCACCACCAGGTCTTTGATCACCGGAAACGCGCGCGCGCGCCAGGGCTCGACGTAGATCGTGTCGCCGTCCTTGAAATGGCGCATATGCAGCTGACAGGCGGTCGTGGCGCGTTGCGGACCGTGCGCCTGGCCGTTGATCATCATGCCGCACGAGCCGCAGATGCCCTCGCGGCAGTCGTGGTCGAAGGCCACCGGCTCCTCGCCGCGCTCGATCAACTGCTGGTTGAGCACGTCCAGCAGCTCGAGGAAGGACATGTCCGGATTGACGTCTTTGACCTCGTAGCGCACCATCTTGCCCGGACTGTGGCGATCCTTCTGGCGCCAGATATACAGTGTGAGATTCATCTATCGCTCCATTCAGACGCCGGACGCGTGACGGGCGAGCGCCCGGTATCCGCATGCATGCTACTTGTAGCTGCGCTGCTGCAGCGGCACGTACTCAAAGGTCAGCGGCTCGCGATGCAGGATCGGCTCACGACCCACGCCGGTGAACTCCCAGGCCGCCACATAGGCGAAGTGCTCGTCATCGCGCAGCGCCTCGCCGTCAGGCGTCTGGAACTCGACGCGGAAGTGGCCGCCGCACGACTCGCGTCGGTGCAGGGCATCGAGGCACATCAACTCGGCCAGCTCCATGAAGTCGGCAACGCGTCCGGCCTTTTCCAGCTCCTGGTTGAGGTCGTTGTTCTCGCCGGGCACGTTGACATTCTCCCAGAACTCGGCGCGCAGCTCCGGAATGCGCTC
This is a stretch of genomic DNA from Kallotenue papyrolyticum. It encodes these proteins:
- a CDS encoding histone deacetylase, which gives rise to MHAFYDPRFVLPLPEGHRFPMVKYRLLAERVRDELDGLVTLLAPHAASDAEILRVHEQRYLEQLMHGTLEPQAIRRIGFPWSPALVERERLVAGATIEACRAALRDGSAANLAGGTHHAFADHGAGYCVFNDAAIAVRALQAERLIRRALIIDCDVHQGDGTAAIFAGDSSVFTFSIHGARNYPFHKQTSDLDIALPDGADDATYLSALADGLGRLESFRADLAIYIAGADPFVGDRLGRLKLSPRGLGARDRMVLDACAAWGLPVAIVMAGGYAREISDTVAIHLATVRLAAERCAQHS
- a CDS encoding succinate dehydrogenase/fumarate reductase iron-sulfur subunit; this encodes MNLTLYIWRQKDRHSPGKMVRYEVKDVNPDMSFLELLDVLNQQLIERGEEPVAFDHDCREGICGSCGMMINGQAHGPQRATTACQLHMRHFKDGDTIYVEPWRARAFPVIKDLVVDRSAFDRIIAAGGYISVSTGGAPDANSIPVPKTNADLAMDAAACIGCGACVAACPNASAMLFTAAKVAHLALLPQGQPERTRRVLNMVQQMDKEGFGGCTNIGECSAACPKEISLDFIAMLNRELIRATASRQDD